In the Acidimicrobiia bacterium genome, CCAGTCGGCTCCGTTGACACTGGCGGCGTGTATGTCGACGAGAATTTCACCGGGCCCCGGGTTCGGGTCGGGCATGTCGCCATATTTGAGAACCGACGGGTCGCCGTGCCGTTCCATGAAAACAGCCTTCATGGTCTCCCTTCGCGTGTACGTTCGAGCACCGTTGCCGGCAAATTTTTCGAATTCTAGGCGCCAGGGAGTGACGGGTTCCTACTGGTCGCGAAATGTGCCAGTGGGAGCGGTACCTGACGAGACGGTTTGATGAGAGTGACATCTAGTCGACCCTCGACGGACATGTCAGCGTTCGGGTGGACTAACAAGAATTTGGGTAATGGCTTCTGCACCGATCGTCCTGGTTCCCGGCTTCTGGCTTGGCGCATGGGCGTGGGACGAAGTCGCGGAGGCCTTGCGCTCCGACGGCCATGACGTCACCGCCCTCACACTTCCCGGCCTCGAGTCGGCGGATGCCGACCGTTCCCTCGTCACCTTTGAGGACCATGTCAAAGCAATCTGCGATGCAGTTCGGGCGGCCGGCACCCCGGTGGTCCTTGCGGTCCATAGTGCGACCGGCTTCTCCGGCTATGCAGCCAGCGACATAGTCCCTGAGCAGATCGCGGCCATGGTCTACGTCGACACCGCCCCCGGCGTCGGAGCGCTCGACCGCGGGTTCGAGGGTATCGAGATGCCGATGGTCTGGGCAGAGATCGAGGATGAGGAGAACCTCGACGGGCTGACCGACGAGCAGAAGGAGCGGTTCCGCGAGCGTGCCGTGCCTGAGCCGGGCGCGATGATCCGCCAGGGTGCTGAGCTGACCAATGATGCGCGCCGCGACATCCCCAGCACGATGATCTGCACTGGCTTTACGTCTGAGCAGTACCAGACCTACGCTCGTGAGCACCCCGAGTGGGCCTTTCTGGCCGGCATTCCAGAGTTGCGCAACGTCACCTGGATCGACCTGCCAACCAGCCACTGGCCGATGTGGTCCAAACCGGTAGAACTGGCCGGGATCATCGGCGAAGTCGCGAACGCGCACCGATCCGGGTAGCCCGGTCGGGAGGTCGCGAAAAGTGTCGGTGGGGGGCGGTAACCTGACGGCATGGTTGATGAGAGCGACATCGAGGTTCGGCGCGCGACGGAAACGTCGGCGTTCGGAGTGGGCAAACGAGAGAACCACGATGCTTCGGCATTCTATGCCCGCTTCACGCCGCCGGATGTGTCCGATGACGACGAGCTAGGACCCGCTCCGGCCACGCTCATCCTTCCGGATCCGCCCTGTGTGCATGGCGACTCGCGACACATGGACATCCTTCCGGACAAGTCGGTGGCATTGGTCGTTACTTCCCCGCCATATTTCGTCGGCAAAGAATACGAACAGGCCGTGCTCGGCGCTGACGGCGGACATGGCCCGACGCCCCAGATTCCCACCTCGTACTTCGAATACCTCGAAATGCTCAAGGACGTGTTCGCCGAATGTAAACGAGTTCTGGAACCGGGCGGTCGAATCGCCGTCAACGTCGCCAACCTTGGCCGCAAGCCGTATCGGAGCCTGTCGGCCGATGTCATCAAGATCCTTCAGGACGACCTCGGTCTCCTGTTGCGCGGCGAGATCATCTGGCACAAAGCCGACGGGGCAACCGGATCGGTGGCGTGGGGTTCGTTCCGCAAGGCCGCCAACCCGGTGTTGCGCGACATCACCGAGCGGGTCATCGTGGCATCGAAAGGGCGTTTTGATCGAGCTCGGAGCGCCAAACAACGCGAAACCGAGGGGTACCCACACGAGAATACACTGTCGACCGACGAGTTCATGGAAGCCACGCTCGACGTTTGGCGGATCGATCCGGAAAGCGCACGGCGAGTCCACCATCCTGCTCCATTCCCGGTTGAACTGCCCCGCCGACTCATCGAGTTGTACACGTATGAGAACGACCTGGTGCTCGACCCGTTCATGGGGTCGGGAACGACGATGGTGGCGGCGATGCGTAGCGGACGTCGTTCGGTCGGCTTCGACCTCGACGAGGACTACGTCAAGATTGCTTCCGAACGCTACGAAGCGACCAAACATCGCAGACCTGCCGGTCGGGCATTTATGCCGATCGACAACGAACCGCTCCCGATCGAGTTGTTCGAAACCCACGAAGAACGAGCCGAGCACTTCCAGGAGCGGGCCACCCGGGAGGGTAAGAAGGCCCAGGATCTTGCCCAGGCGGTGCTCGAGCAAGCCGGCTTCAAGATCATCAAGGAAGACGTAAAGCTCCCCAAGGCAGGCGTGCAGTTCAACTTTCTCGTTGAGGACGAACCGGGCGAACAACTCTTCTATGTGGATGTGTCGGGCGCTTTCACCACCGTTCGGCCGGGACTGATCCGAACCGACACCCTGTGGAAGACGCTCGGTCGGGCCCATGTGCTCAAAGCCAAAGAACCATCCGCCAAGCTGCTCATCGTCACGTCAAACCTGCCCAAGGCCAACAGCCCCGGCGACAAAGCGCTTCATGCAGTCGGTCCGTGGAGTGTGTTCGATGCCATCGAAATGTTTGACCCGACCGGCGTCGCCCGGTTGCGGGCCTACGCGCAGGGAACCGACGTGCCCTTACCCGGGTTCTGGTCGGACGACGACATCGAAAAGGGCTTTGACCTTCTGCCCCCTGCCGAAGACGACTGATGTCCGGGGTGGCTTACGCGGTGGTTGCGAACGACCCGCCCGACGTGTACCTCGCCGAAGATATCGAAACGCTGCACCGGGTCCTGGCGATCGAATTGGTCGCCCAGACGAGTGCGGTTGAATTGGGCGAGGTTGGAGCCGAGCAGGTTCGCCAGGCCCTCCTTGAGGAACGATGGGGCGACGCCGTGCGGGCCTGGATGGATCTGCGAGGAGTCGAGATCGACGTCTACACGTACCGGCACATCTTCACTGAAAGAGACCTGCCGACCGACCTGATCGGTGCCCAACTCCAGTTCACCAAACTGTTCCGAAGCGATGCCCGCGCTCAAAACTGAAATCACCGAAATCGTCACCGGACTCGCCATGTTCGGGTTCTCTGACCTTCGCCACGGCATGGGCGTCCGCCCGCCGGGCCTGCGCAATGTGGGAGTCGACGAATACGAACGTCTCGAAGGCGCCTACCGGACGGGTACGTACGCCAGCCTGTTCGAACGAGCCTGGCGGAACGGAAGCCAGTTCGCCGCCTCCCCGGAAGGCCTGCGCGGCCGACCGCCTTGGGTGGTCGAATGGAAGGGCGGCCATCGCCCTCCCGGCTACGAGCAGATTCCCGCCGATCTGCGAGTTGATCACGTGTATCTCGTCTCGTGTAAGTACGGGTCGAATATCCTCACCAACTCGTCGCCCTCGAATCTGTTTGATCGACTGCTGGCAGACCGGACCGAGATAACCGGGGACTGGTTTGCCGAGGTGGCGGGCGAGCTGTATCAGGCGTTTTATGAAGCGGTTCGTCTCGAGGCGGGCGCCGACCTTCCGACGCTCGTAACCGACCTTGATCAGGACCACCGCGAAATTCTCAAGCGAAGCGTGCCCCGGCAGTTGCCCGGTCATCTAGCCGTCGTGTATCAGGAGTTCGCCGAAGCGGTCGCCGTCGAATCGTCCGCCCGGTGGGCTGCCCAGCTTGGGCGAAAGTCTGCCAGAGAGCAGCAGGTCTGGAGATTGCTTCGCCTCCAGTCGGCTCCCTACTTTGTGCTCGGCGAATCGGCCGATGGGCAGGACATGCGCTATCGGGTCTCGACTCCATGGGACCTCCGGGAGCGATATGATTTCGTCGGGTTCGACCAATCGGCCGATCTATCGCGCGGGCAGCCGGTCGTTCAGTGGACCGCCCGCTTCAAAGATCGCCTCGACGGGAGACCGCACGAGGTAAACGGCCACGTCGAGATTCGTTGGAGTCATGGCCGGTTCGCCCAGGTGCCCGAAGCGAAAGTGTATCTCGACACTCCCCACCACCTGGTACCCGGCTACGTTCCGGTGGCGGCCGGCCGTGACGAGACCCGTCTGTTCGATCCCGCTCAGCGATCGATTTAGGTACCGCTAGCGAGCGAGACCAATCTCCAGCACGATCGCAGTTGTCTCCGCACGAACCACGCTGGGAGTTGAGGCAGGCACGAGAACTGTGGATCCGATCCCGGCGCTGACCGCGCCAATCGCCACGGTTCCCGTCAGCACCATGAAGACTCTGAGTCCTGGACTGGCATCGGTGGTCAGGGTTCCGACCGGTGATCGATGTTCGTGAATCCAGTAGTGGTCGGTGTGGATCAGGGATCGAACTGTGGGGCCAAGCTCGATGGGATCTGCCTGGGGCGGATCGGCATAGTCGAGGCAGGCGAGCGCTTCGGCGATTTGAAGAGGTCGCTCGGGTCTGTTCAGTTCTTCCGTCCAGTCATACAGGCGGAAGGTCGTGTCGCTCGGGGTCTGGACTTCAGCGACCAGAACTCCGGCTCCCAGGGCGTGGATCGTGCCGGCGGGGAGATGGTGGATGTCCCCGGCCGAGACCGGGATCGTCTGAAGATAGCCGACCAACTCTGGGGTTCCGGCGGTTCGAGCGATATCGGATGCTTGGGTCCCTGGCCGGAAACCCTTGAAGATGACCGCCTCCGGTTCGGCTTCCACCACGTACCAGGACTCCGTCTTCATGTGCGTGTCGGGATGATGAGCCACGTAATCGGACGTGGGATGAACTTGCACCGACAGGGGCTCTCTGGCGTCGAGCAGTTTGATGAGCAGCGGGAACTGTCCGAACCGGGCAGCTGTGCCAAGGAGCTCAATGCCATTCTCGGTCATGAGTCCACGGAGCGTCTCGCCAGCCAACGGCCCGTTGACAACCTGCGACTTGCCGAACGGAACGGTGCCGAACTTGTCGAGATCGAGATCGGCGACCTCCCAGCTCTCCCCGATGCGATCCCCGGCCGCGACGGCTTTCCCGTAGGCGGCGAGGCGATCGCCACCCCACGGTTTGGGAGCCAGGATCGGTTCGAGAATCATCGGGTAGAGCATGAACTGATTCTGGCACGCAGGGGTGCTTAGCGAGCGCCCGAAGGATCAGGTTTGACGGCGCCGCATCTCGACCCGCCGGGCGAGGTAAATCTCCCGTAGCGAACAGAAGGCACGGGTTCAGTATGGCCGATCTGCCTGTCTACGGCCGCTGGTCGACGGGGACGAACTCGGCCTATTCGAGGGCGGATTGCAGGTGGAGTTCCATCTGAGCCAGATTGATCCGGTTCAGGAGATTCGAATAGGCCATCCACGAAGCCAGAGCGCTGAGATCGCTGACGTGCGGAGGGACGATCTGAGGCCCGATCACAAGCCCTTGGCG is a window encoding:
- a CDS encoding alpha/beta fold hydrolase; the protein is MASAPIVLVPGFWLGAWAWDEVAEALRSDGHDVTALTLPGLESADADRSLVTFEDHVKAICDAVRAAGTPVVLAVHSATGFSGYAASDIVPEQIAAMVYVDTAPGVGALDRGFEGIEMPMVWAEIEDEENLDGLTDEQKERFRERAVPEPGAMIRQGAELTNDARRDIPSTMICTGFTSEQYQTYAREHPEWAFLAGIPELRNVTWIDLPTSHWPMWSKPVELAGIIGEVANAHRSG
- a CDS encoding site-specific DNA-methyltransferase, with the translated sequence MVDESDIEVRRATETSAFGVGKRENHDASAFYARFTPPDVSDDDELGPAPATLILPDPPCVHGDSRHMDILPDKSVALVVTSPPYFVGKEYEQAVLGADGGHGPTPQIPTSYFEYLEMLKDVFAECKRVLEPGGRIAVNVANLGRKPYRSLSADVIKILQDDLGLLLRGEIIWHKADGATGSVAWGSFRKAANPVLRDITERVIVASKGRFDRARSAKQRETEGYPHENTLSTDEFMEATLDVWRIDPESARRVHHPAPFPVELPRRLIELYTYENDLVLDPFMGSGTTMVAAMRSGRRSVGFDLDEDYVKIASERYEATKHRRPAGRAFMPIDNEPLPIELFETHEERAEHFQERATREGKKAQDLAQAVLEQAGFKIIKEDVKLPKAGVQFNFLVEDEPGEQLFYVDVSGAFTTVRPGLIRTDTLWKTLGRAHVLKAKEPSAKLLIVTSNLPKANSPGDKALHAVGPWSVFDAIEMFDPTGVARLRAYAQGTDVPLPGFWSDDDIEKGFDLLPPAEDD
- a CDS encoding class I mannose-6-phosphate isomerase; this translates as MLYPMILEPILAPKPWGGDRLAAYGKAVAAGDRIGESWEVADLDLDKFGTVPFGKSQVVNGPLAGETLRGLMTENGIELLGTAARFGQFPLLIKLLDAREPLSVQVHPTSDYVAHHPDTHMKTESWYVVEAEPEAVIFKGFRPGTQASDIARTAGTPELVGYLQTIPVSAGDIHHLPAGTIHALGAGVLVAEVQTPSDTTFRLYDWTEELNRPERPLQIAEALACLDYADPPQADPIELGPTVRSLIHTDHYWIHEHRSPVGTLTTDASPGLRVFMVLTGTVAIGAVSAGIGSTVLVPASTPSVVRAETTAIVLEIGLAR